TTGAGTGATGAAGTTCTATTTTCTAACTTTAAAGAGAGTCATTGCCTACTAGTGCAATTTCACTCCCCTATCTGGCAACCCCCTCCCTACCCACCACGAAGATGGGTAGGCATATATGCACGGCAGAAAAGATACCAAATGATATGTTGGCCATGGTGACACATATTGGCTTCTTGAATAAGGCAAATAACTTTTGGTGGGTTGACAAAGTTGACTTTAGTCTTCCTTGGAGACTTCATAATAACCTTTGTTTTCCAGAGACTAATTTGACAATGATCGATAGTAGGATCTTCTTTAGATTTCTTTTTAACAGTTAAATGGCGGTTTTTTAAGTGTATATCCTTCCTTTTGTTGCTGTGATAACTGATGTGTGATGATTGTATGATTTACAGAACCTATTGGAGGAGAAATCACAGTTGTTTCAGAATCTAAAATGGTTGGGAATTTTCCTAAAACCACAATGGAGAAAGCTTTGGCCGAGCAGTTGAGGAGCAGCAAGTTTTCAACTCATGAGGAAAATTCCCAAAGAAGAGGCTGCTACTACACTAAAATTCCTAGAGTTGTCAAGCACAATGGACTTTCTGGCGGAGAACTTACCAATATGAATCTTGACAAGGTTTTCTGTTGGAAAATTCTTCTACATTGAAGTTaagattttgtgatttttccAGGTATTCTGAGTTAGGAATGTATGCTTCTGTTTTTTCAGACACAGCTGTTGGAAGGCATATTAATGAAAGAATATGGAGGTGTTGAAGATTCACTTCTAGCAGAAATGCAGTTTGCATTCATTGCATTTCTGGTGAAGAAGAATTCGGTTTTTATGTTTCTCAAGTTGCATGGAACATAGACTGTTTTGGGTTAATTTAGATGTTTAATTAGGTAAAAATTGCAGATGGGTCAGTCATTGGAAGCATTTCTGCAGTGGAAGCTTTTACTCAGTCTCTTATTTGGCTGTACAGAAGCTGTAAGTATACATCTGAACAACAAAATTCTTCAACGTCATTATTGGAAAATATTGTGATATCTGTGCTGTCAAAATTTAAATGCCATTCTGGTAATTTACGTTCATGCAGGTGATAGTGTAATACTTGCTGGATAATATTTTTCCATACCATGATGCCCAAAAATGTGTTAATTGTGTGAAGATTGAAGCTCAAAACAGAAGACCGACACAATCGAAAAGCTTTTTTTTACTTAAAATGATCTTTTTAGTCTAACATTTTGTGGAAAATCAACCTTAGGGAAAAAAAACCGTAAATCAATTTGTTTTGCTGTGTGTCCTTATGACTATATTTTGATGTTCTGTCCAACTAATTtgaaaaattcgtgagatcgtttctTTGTTCTAATTCTCATCTGAATTTTTTTATCTCTGCAGCCTCTTCACACCCGGAGTCGGCTATTTACAAAGGTAGGGTATTAAGTTAAGCTCATCTTGatcttcatattttttatgGTTTTCATGTTAATCATGGTGGTTTGAGGTGCATGCTTTGAACTCTagattaattattataattaccTTAGGTATTTTATTATCTTCCTCTTCTGATTTTGAAATTGATGTATTGACAGTCTATTAGAGTGATTTATTATCAGTTAAAATATGGATTTCAAAAAGATCAGCGAGATATTGGTGCCACGAACAAAGGAGTATCAGCATTGTTGGATGAATCTTGGTTATCTTCTGATAGCTTTCTGTTCCACCTATGCAAGGTAATGTTATAAGCTGACAAGATCATTATGCTCATCCATGTGCAATTAATTTTGGGCAATTGAGAATATTTTTTTCACCTCAGTTTCTGATCCTGTACCTCCCATCCTTGTCTTAACGTGATTAGAGGGGAATCTTGACACGGATTTTGTTTCCAAAATTTGACTGTTTAATTGAATTTTAAGTACTCAATTACTCAGGCATATGTTGTTTACTTGCTTATGATTTTTGCCTTTTCTGCATTTCTGAATAAATTGGAAACATCTCCTCAATATTCATCTACTGTAAATTTAGACTTAAGGTCAATCCCTTATTATTGCTACAGGATTTCTTCTCGTTGGTGATGGAAGCTCCGGTGGTTGATGGGGACCTTCTGActtgggtatgtgtatttttttattttgcttaAATGATAACTTATTTTGTTATTTACTTATTTACaatcattttcattttcaataTCTAATCACACCCACGGTAAGTATGctcttattttaatattattccttttgtttaaagttaaaatttttcGAACTTAATCATAGGAAGGGGCAGGGAGTGAATTGAAAGTGATATCATCAAGGAATAGACATCATATAGTTTCATTCTATCAAATAGATTTGACAGTTCTTCTCATATGCAGCAGTATGAGACATCATTATTTGAAAGATATTTTCCTCCATCGAGTACTAAATTTTGCCTTTTGCTTTTGAAAGATAAGAAAACTCAAACTGCTGCTTGAGAACTCATTTGGATGGCAATTTCATCAGAACAGCACGGTGCATGGTGTTTACGTCGAGGAAGATGATGAGGTTTGTATAAGTGAAAACATAATTATCCATAATTTATATTCATTTACTCCATTATGCCATGACTGGTGTTTTAACTTCTACAGTATGCTCCAGTTGTAGAGATATTGGATGATTCTCAACTGCAGAAATGTGTAAGCTAGTAGTTTTTAATCTTGTTTATGCCTTCAAGCAGCCTTGAGATAGCAGGTTAGCGAGCTTTTTAGTTCACAATTTGTGAGATGAGAGTCGAAATATTAAATCGAGATTGTGGTCTCAAAGTAATATtttatcaccacaattaaaataTTACTGTGTTGACAATTTAGTAGTAAAATTTAATGTAGAGCTGTGCCGGAAAATTCGATTGAGTTGTTGAAACCCTTAATGTTCAGCGTTGGTTTGTATTTTCCATCTTGGCTAATCATATGTAGTTTTTGGAATTCAAGAATTAAAATCGAGGACGATTTAGCATAAGTTGGAGGAAAATTAGATATTGAATGCAATTTCTCTCAGAAGTTCGATGTATAGTGATCCAAAAATGAAGTACCTCAAAGTCCCTGCTGTAGATTCAGTTAGCTTGACAATAAGTGACCACTTCAACTAGTAAACAGTGCAACCCAATGTTAACAGTGATGCATCATCATTTTATAATTCGCCAAGTCACGTATTGATCTAAGATTCGAGAAGAAATGCTGCAAGACCATGGGACCGAACTTGTATCAAGTTTAGTTGACTATTGGACAAATAGAGCAATAAAATGCTTGTCAAATTTAttaaatctctttaaatgtATACAGTTTATTTACTTCCCACTTTCTGGTTCAGCACTTTGGAGACGACCAACAAAGGGCTTCACACCCTTCCATGTAGAGGACTCCTGGTTCTTCTGGGAAACGTTCTTTGCAGATCCGTTGCTGGTAACACTTGGGGGTGCTTCATACAGAGCAGTCTTTCACCTCCTGCGCAAAACAGAAAGTGATCCCG
This sequence is a window from Primulina tabacum isolate GXHZ01 chromosome 17, ASM2559414v2, whole genome shotgun sequence. Protein-coding genes within it:
- the LOC142530964 gene encoding uncharacterized protein LOC142530964 isoform X2; amino-acid sequence: MDPETALEFVKHGATLLLLDVPQFTLIGIDTQMFSSGPKFKGIKMIPPGVHFVYYSSSNREGSEFSPIVGFFIDASPSQVIVRRWEKKEELLVKLLEEEEERYCEAVKRLEFDAQLGPYSMSQYVEWKHLSNYINKATIDRIEPIGGEITVVSESKMVGNFPKTTMEKALAEQLRSSKFSTHEENSQRRGCYYTKIPRVVKHNGLSGGELTNMNLDKTQLLEGILMKEYGGVEDSLLAEMQFAFIAFLMGQSLEAFLQWKLLLSLLFGCTEAPLHTRSRLFTKSIRVIYYQLKYGFQKDQRDIGATNKGVSALLDESWLSSDSFLFHLCKDFFSLVMEAPVVDGDLLTWIRKLKLLLENSFGWQFHQNSTVHGVYVEEDDEYAPVVEILDDSQLQKCVS
- the LOC142530964 gene encoding uncharacterized protein LOC142530964 isoform X1 codes for the protein MDPETALEFVKHGATLLLLDVPQFTLIGIDTQMFSSGPKFKGIKMIPPGVHFVYYSSSNREGSEFSPIVGFFIDASPSQVIVRRWEKKEELLVKLLEEEEERYCEAVKRLEFDAQLGPYSMSQYVEWKHLSNYINKATIDRIEPIGGEITVVSESKMVGNFPKTTMEKALAEQLRSSKFSTHEENSQRRGCYYTKIPRVVKHNGLSGGELTNMNLDKTQLLEGILMKEYGGVEDSLLAEMQFAFIAFLMGQSLEAFLQWKLLLSLLFGCTEAPLHTRSRLFTKSIRVIYYQLKYGFQKDQRDIGATNKGVSALLDESWLSSDSFLFHLCKDFFSLVMEAPVVDGDLLTWIRKLKLLLENSFGWQFHQNSTVHGVYVEEDDEYAPVVEILDDSQLQKCHFGDDQQRASHPSM